One Sciurus carolinensis chromosome 10, mSciCar1.2, whole genome shotgun sequence genomic window carries:
- the Dgkq gene encoding diacylglycerol kinase theta isoform X1 — protein MAAATEPGARAWLGGGSLRPGSPASSPVLGARGRARPGPGPEQSGSRAPSPAAPGHSFRKVTLTKPTFCHLCSDFVWGLAGFLCDVCNFMSHEKCLKHVRTPCTGTAPSLVRVPVAHCFGPRGLYKRRFCSVCRKGLEAPALRCEVCELHVHPDCVPFACSDCRQCHQDGHQDHDVHHHHWREGNLPSGARCEVCRKTCGSSDVPAGVRCEWCGVQAHSVCSAALAPECAFGRLRSLVLPPSCVRLLSRNFSKRHCFRIAETVAPEPGDRDEGADGSTAGVLGREALAAPESGKQTLKIFDGNDAIRRNQFRLVTVPRLATSQEVLEAALRAYCVSEDSRDFELQALPLPSRSGDTQALGKAGRGGPAEEEGGRVPGPQEPMPEAWVIRSLPRTQEVLKIYPGWLKVGVAYVSIRVTPQSTAQALVLEVLPLLGRQVEGPESFQLVEVLMGSKQVQRTVLADEEPLLDRLQDIRQTSVRQVSQTRFYVTESRTMTPHVSLFVGGLPPGLSPQEYGHLLHEAMATKAAVVSVSHVYNSQGAVVLDVTCFAEAERLYMLGRDTAVRGRPLSVLVLPDVLHMKLPPDCCPLLVFVNPKSGGLKGRDLLCSFRRLLNPHQVFELTNGGPLPGFHLFSQVPCFRVLVCGGDGTVGWVLGALEETRHRLACPQPPVAILPLGTGNDLGRVLRWGAGYSGEDPFSVLVSVDEADAVLMDRWTILLDAQEASSAENSVVDTEPPKVVQMSNYCGIGIDAELSLDFHQAREEEPGKFTSRFHNKGVYVRVGLQKLSHARGLHREIRLQVEQQEVDLPSIEGLIFINIPSWGSGADLWGSDSDPRFEKPRMDDGLLEVVGVTGVVHMGQVQGGLRSGIRIAQGSYFRVTLLKATPVQVDGEPWVQAPGHMIISAAGPKVHMLRKAKQRPRKVGAARDARADTSSAPEGDPK, from the exons TCTGCAACTTCATGTCCCACGAGAAGTGCCTGAAGCACGTGAGGACTCCATGCACGGGCACCGCGCCCAGCCTGGTGCGG GTCCCTGTAGCCCACTGCTTTGGCCCCCGGGGCCTTTACAAGCGCAGGTTCTGCTCTGTGTGCCGCAAGGGCCTGGAGGCACCCGCTCTTCGCTGTGAAG TGTGTGAGCTGCACGTTCACCCCGACTGTGTGCCCTTCGCCTGCAGCGACTGCCGCCAGTGCCACCAGGATGGCCACCAGGACCAC GACGTGCACCACCACCACTGGCGGGAGGGGAACTTGCCCTCTGGCGCGCGCTGTGAGGTTTGCAGGAAGACGTGCGGGTCCTCAGATGTGCCGGCCGGCGTGCGCTGCGAGTGGTGTGGCGTCCAG GCCCACTCGGTGTGCTCCGCGGCGCTCGCCCCCGAGTGCGCGTTCGGGCGCCTGCGCTCCCTGGTGCTGCCCCCCTCGTGTGTGCGCCTGCTGTCCCGCAACTTCAGCAAGAGGCACTGCTTCCGCATCGCGGAGACGGTGGCGCCGGAGCCAG GTGACAGGGATGAGGGAGCAGACGGAAGCACTGCTGGGGTGCTGGGCAGAGAGGCCCTGGCGGCTCCTGAGTCTG GCAAGCAGACCCTGAAGATCTTTGATGGCAACGACGCCATCAGGAGAAACCAGTTCCGCCTGGTGACTGTTCCTCGGCTGGCCACCAGCCAGGAGGTGCTG GAGGCGGCGCTGCGGGCCTACTGTGTCAGCGAGGACTCTCGGGACTTTGAGCTGCAGGCGCTGCCCCTGCCCTCGCGGAGTGGTGACACCCAGGCCCTGGGAAAGGCTGGGCGAGGTGGGCCTGCGGAGGAGGAGGGCGGCAGAGTCCCTGGGCCCCAGGAGCCCATGCCCGAGGCCTGGGTCATCCGGTCCTTGCCTCGGACACAGGAGGTCCTGAAGATCTACCCAGGCTGGCTCAA GGTGGGCGTGGCCTACGTGTCCATCCGTGTGACCCCACAGAGCACGGCGCAGGCCCTGGTCCTGGAGGTCCTCCCTCTGCTCGGGCGCCAG GTCGAGGGTCCTGAGAGCTTCCAGCTGGTCGAGGTGCTCATGGGCAGCAAGCAAG TCCAGCGGACAGTGCTGGCAGATGAAGAGCCCCTGCTCGATCGGCTTCAGGACATCCGGCAG ACATCGGTGCGGCAGGTGAGCCAGACGCGGTTCTATGTCACTGAGAGCCGGACCATGACCCCGCACGTCTCTCTGTTCGTGGGTGGTCTGCCACCTGGCCTGTCCCCCCAGGAGTATGGTCACCTGCTGCATGAGGCCATGGCCACTAAAG CTGCCGTGGTGTCTGTGAGCCATGTCTACAACTCCCAAG GTGCGGTGGTGCTGGACGTGACCTGCTTTGCCGAGGCCGAGCGGTTGTACATGCTGGGCAGGGACACAGCTGTGCGTGGCCGGCCACTGTCAGTGCTGGTGCTCCCAGATGTGCTG CACATGAAGCTGCCCCCAGATTGCTGCCCGCTCCTCGTGTTTGTGAACCCTAAAAGCGGAGGCCTGAAGGGCCGAGACCTGCTCTGCAGTTTCCGCAGGCTGCTGAACCCACACCAGGTCTTCGAGCTGACCAACGGGGGGCCTCTTCCTGG GTTCCATCTGTTCTCCCAGGTACCCTGCTTCCGGGTGCTGGTGTGTGGTGGCGATGGCACCGTGGGCTGGGTGCTTGGTGCTCTGGAGGAGACGCGACACCGTCTGGCCTGCCCACAGCCTCCTGTGGCCATCTTGCCCCTGGGCACAG GGAACGACCTTGGCCGAGTGCTCCGCTGGGGAGCGGGCTACAGCGGGGAAGACCCGTTCTCTGTGCTCGTGTCTGTGGATGAGGCTGACGCTGTGCTCATGGACCGCTGGACCATCCTGCTGGACGCCCAGGAGGCCAGTAGTGCTGAGAACAGTGTAGTGGACACAGAGCCCCCCAAG GTTGTGCAGATGAGCAACTACTGTGGGATTGGCATTGACGCTGAGCTCAGCCTGGACTTCCACCAGGCGAGGGAGGAGGAGCCCGGCAAGTTTACCAGCAG GTTCCACAATAAGGGTGTGTACGTGCGGGTCGGGCTGCAGAAGCTCAGCCACGCCCGCGGCCTGCACAGGGAGATCCGGCTGCAGGTGGAGCAGCAGGAGGTGGACCTGCCCAGCATCGAGGGCCTCATCTTCATCAACATCCCCAG CTGGGGCTCAGGGGCTGACCTGTGGGGCTCAGACAGCGACCCAAGGTTTGAGAAGCCACGCATGGACGACGGGCTGCTGGAGGTGGTGGGTGTGACCGGCGTCGTGCACATG GGCCAGGTGCAGGGTGGGCTGCGCTCTGGGATCCGCATCGCCCAGGGCTCCTACTTCCGAGTCACGCTCCTCAAGGCCACTCCCGTGCAGGTGGATGGTGAGCCCTGGGTTCAGGCCCCGGGGCACATGATCATCTCAGCTGCTGGTCCCAAG GTGCACATGCTAAGGAAGGCCAAGCAGAGGCCCAGGAAGGTCGGTGCCGCCAGGGATGCCAGGGCAGACACCTCGTCTGCCCCTGAGGGTGACCCGAAGTAG
- the Dgkq gene encoding diacylglycerol kinase theta isoform X2, whose amino-acid sequence MAAATEPGARAWLGGGSLRPGSPASSPVLGARGRARPGPGPEQSGSRAPSPAAPGHSFRKVTLTKPTFCHLCSDFVWGLAGFLCDVCNFMSHEKCLKHVRTPCTGTAPSLVRVPVAHCFGPRGLYKRRFCSVCRKGLEAPALRCEVCELHVHPDCVPFACSDCRQCHQDGHQDHDVHHHHWREGNLPSGARCEVCRKTCGSSDVPAGVRCEWCGVQAHSVCSAALAPECAFGRLRSLVLPPSCVRLLSRNFSKRHCFRIAETVAPEPGDRDEGADGSTAGVLGREALAAPESGKQTLKIFDGNDAIRRNQFRLVTVPRLATSQEVLEAALRAYCVSEDSRDFELQALPLPSRSGDTQALGKAGRGGPAEEEGGRVPGPQEPMPEAWVIRSLPRTQEVLKIYPGWLKVGVAYVSIRVTPQSTAQALVLEVLPLLGRQVEGPESFQLVEVLMGSKQVQRTVLADEEPLLDRLQDIRQTSVRQVSQTRFYVTESRTMTPHVSLFVGGLPPGLSPQEYGHLLHEAMATKAAVVSVSHVYNSQGAVVLDVTCFAEAERLYMLGRDTAVRGRPLSVLVLPDVLHMKLPPDCCPLLVFVNPKSGGLKGRDLLCSFRRLLNPHQVFELTNGGPLPGFHLFSQVPCFRVLVCGGDGTVGWVLGALEETRHRLACPQPPVAILPLGTGNDLGRVLRWGAGYSGEDPFSVLVSVDEADAVLMDRWTILLDAQEASSAENSVVDTEPPKVVQMSNYCGIGIDAELSLDFHQAREEEPGKFTSRFHNKGVYVRVGLQKLSHARGLHREIRLQVEQQEVDLPSIEGLIFINIPRARCRVGCALGSASPRAPTSESRSSRPLPCRWMVSPGFRPRGT is encoded by the exons TCTGCAACTTCATGTCCCACGAGAAGTGCCTGAAGCACGTGAGGACTCCATGCACGGGCACCGCGCCCAGCCTGGTGCGG GTCCCTGTAGCCCACTGCTTTGGCCCCCGGGGCCTTTACAAGCGCAGGTTCTGCTCTGTGTGCCGCAAGGGCCTGGAGGCACCCGCTCTTCGCTGTGAAG TGTGTGAGCTGCACGTTCACCCCGACTGTGTGCCCTTCGCCTGCAGCGACTGCCGCCAGTGCCACCAGGATGGCCACCAGGACCAC GACGTGCACCACCACCACTGGCGGGAGGGGAACTTGCCCTCTGGCGCGCGCTGTGAGGTTTGCAGGAAGACGTGCGGGTCCTCAGATGTGCCGGCCGGCGTGCGCTGCGAGTGGTGTGGCGTCCAG GCCCACTCGGTGTGCTCCGCGGCGCTCGCCCCCGAGTGCGCGTTCGGGCGCCTGCGCTCCCTGGTGCTGCCCCCCTCGTGTGTGCGCCTGCTGTCCCGCAACTTCAGCAAGAGGCACTGCTTCCGCATCGCGGAGACGGTGGCGCCGGAGCCAG GTGACAGGGATGAGGGAGCAGACGGAAGCACTGCTGGGGTGCTGGGCAGAGAGGCCCTGGCGGCTCCTGAGTCTG GCAAGCAGACCCTGAAGATCTTTGATGGCAACGACGCCATCAGGAGAAACCAGTTCCGCCTGGTGACTGTTCCTCGGCTGGCCACCAGCCAGGAGGTGCTG GAGGCGGCGCTGCGGGCCTACTGTGTCAGCGAGGACTCTCGGGACTTTGAGCTGCAGGCGCTGCCCCTGCCCTCGCGGAGTGGTGACACCCAGGCCCTGGGAAAGGCTGGGCGAGGTGGGCCTGCGGAGGAGGAGGGCGGCAGAGTCCCTGGGCCCCAGGAGCCCATGCCCGAGGCCTGGGTCATCCGGTCCTTGCCTCGGACACAGGAGGTCCTGAAGATCTACCCAGGCTGGCTCAA GGTGGGCGTGGCCTACGTGTCCATCCGTGTGACCCCACAGAGCACGGCGCAGGCCCTGGTCCTGGAGGTCCTCCCTCTGCTCGGGCGCCAG GTCGAGGGTCCTGAGAGCTTCCAGCTGGTCGAGGTGCTCATGGGCAGCAAGCAAG TCCAGCGGACAGTGCTGGCAGATGAAGAGCCCCTGCTCGATCGGCTTCAGGACATCCGGCAG ACATCGGTGCGGCAGGTGAGCCAGACGCGGTTCTATGTCACTGAGAGCCGGACCATGACCCCGCACGTCTCTCTGTTCGTGGGTGGTCTGCCACCTGGCCTGTCCCCCCAGGAGTATGGTCACCTGCTGCATGAGGCCATGGCCACTAAAG CTGCCGTGGTGTCTGTGAGCCATGTCTACAACTCCCAAG GTGCGGTGGTGCTGGACGTGACCTGCTTTGCCGAGGCCGAGCGGTTGTACATGCTGGGCAGGGACACAGCTGTGCGTGGCCGGCCACTGTCAGTGCTGGTGCTCCCAGATGTGCTG CACATGAAGCTGCCCCCAGATTGCTGCCCGCTCCTCGTGTTTGTGAACCCTAAAAGCGGAGGCCTGAAGGGCCGAGACCTGCTCTGCAGTTTCCGCAGGCTGCTGAACCCACACCAGGTCTTCGAGCTGACCAACGGGGGGCCTCTTCCTGG GTTCCATCTGTTCTCCCAGGTACCCTGCTTCCGGGTGCTGGTGTGTGGTGGCGATGGCACCGTGGGCTGGGTGCTTGGTGCTCTGGAGGAGACGCGACACCGTCTGGCCTGCCCACAGCCTCCTGTGGCCATCTTGCCCCTGGGCACAG GGAACGACCTTGGCCGAGTGCTCCGCTGGGGAGCGGGCTACAGCGGGGAAGACCCGTTCTCTGTGCTCGTGTCTGTGGATGAGGCTGACGCTGTGCTCATGGACCGCTGGACCATCCTGCTGGACGCCCAGGAGGCCAGTAGTGCTGAGAACAGTGTAGTGGACACAGAGCCCCCCAAG GTTGTGCAGATGAGCAACTACTGTGGGATTGGCATTGACGCTGAGCTCAGCCTGGACTTCCACCAGGCGAGGGAGGAGGAGCCCGGCAAGTTTACCAGCAG GTTCCACAATAAGGGTGTGTACGTGCGGGTCGGGCTGCAGAAGCTCAGCCACGCCCGCGGCCTGCACAGGGAGATCCGGCTGCAGGTGGAGCAGCAGGAGGTGGACCTGCCCAGCATCGAGGGCCTCATCTTCATCAACATCCCCAG GGCCAGGTGCAGGGTGGGCTGCGCTCTGGGATCCGCATCGCCCAGGGCTCCTACTTCCGAGTCACGCTCCTCAAGGCCACTCCCGTGCAGGTGGATGGTGAGCCCTGGGTTCAGGCCCCGGGGCACATGA
- the Dgkq gene encoding diacylglycerol kinase theta isoform X3: MSHEKCLKHVRTPCTGTAPSLVRVPVAHCFGPRGLYKRRFCSVCRKGLEAPALRCEVCELHVHPDCVPFACSDCRQCHQDGHQDHDVHHHHWREGNLPSGARCEVCRKTCGSSDVPAGVRCEWCGVQAHSVCSAALAPECAFGRLRSLVLPPSCVRLLSRNFSKRHCFRIAETVAPEPGDRDEGADGSTAGVLGREALAAPESGKQTLKIFDGNDAIRRNQFRLVTVPRLATSQEVLEAALRAYCVSEDSRDFELQALPLPSRSGDTQALGKAGRGGPAEEEGGRVPGPQEPMPEAWVIRSLPRTQEVLKIYPGWLKVGVAYVSIRVTPQSTAQALVLEVLPLLGRQVEGPESFQLVEVLMGSKQVQRTVLADEEPLLDRLQDIRQTSVRQVSQTRFYVTESRTMTPHVSLFVGGLPPGLSPQEYGHLLHEAMATKAAVVSVSHVYNSQGAVVLDVTCFAEAERLYMLGRDTAVRGRPLSVLVLPDVLHMKLPPDCCPLLVFVNPKSGGLKGRDLLCSFRRLLNPHQVFELTNGGPLPGFHLFSQVPCFRVLVCGGDGTVGWVLGALEETRHRLACPQPPVAILPLGTGNDLGRVLRWGAGYSGEDPFSVLVSVDEADAVLMDRWTILLDAQEASSAENSVVDTEPPKVVQMSNYCGIGIDAELSLDFHQAREEEPGKFTSRFHNKGVYVRVGLQKLSHARGLHREIRLQVEQQEVDLPSIEGLIFINIPSWGSGADLWGSDSDPRFEKPRMDDGLLEVVGVTGVVHMGQVQGGLRSGIRIAQGSYFRVTLLKATPVQVDGEPWVQAPGHMIISAAGPKVHMLRKAKQRPRKVGAARDARADTSSAPEGDPK; the protein is encoded by the exons ATGTCCCACGAGAAGTGCCTGAAGCACGTGAGGACTCCATGCACGGGCACCGCGCCCAGCCTGGTGCGG GTCCCTGTAGCCCACTGCTTTGGCCCCCGGGGCCTTTACAAGCGCAGGTTCTGCTCTGTGTGCCGCAAGGGCCTGGAGGCACCCGCTCTTCGCTGTGAAG TGTGTGAGCTGCACGTTCACCCCGACTGTGTGCCCTTCGCCTGCAGCGACTGCCGCCAGTGCCACCAGGATGGCCACCAGGACCAC GACGTGCACCACCACCACTGGCGGGAGGGGAACTTGCCCTCTGGCGCGCGCTGTGAGGTTTGCAGGAAGACGTGCGGGTCCTCAGATGTGCCGGCCGGCGTGCGCTGCGAGTGGTGTGGCGTCCAG GCCCACTCGGTGTGCTCCGCGGCGCTCGCCCCCGAGTGCGCGTTCGGGCGCCTGCGCTCCCTGGTGCTGCCCCCCTCGTGTGTGCGCCTGCTGTCCCGCAACTTCAGCAAGAGGCACTGCTTCCGCATCGCGGAGACGGTGGCGCCGGAGCCAG GTGACAGGGATGAGGGAGCAGACGGAAGCACTGCTGGGGTGCTGGGCAGAGAGGCCCTGGCGGCTCCTGAGTCTG GCAAGCAGACCCTGAAGATCTTTGATGGCAACGACGCCATCAGGAGAAACCAGTTCCGCCTGGTGACTGTTCCTCGGCTGGCCACCAGCCAGGAGGTGCTG GAGGCGGCGCTGCGGGCCTACTGTGTCAGCGAGGACTCTCGGGACTTTGAGCTGCAGGCGCTGCCCCTGCCCTCGCGGAGTGGTGACACCCAGGCCCTGGGAAAGGCTGGGCGAGGTGGGCCTGCGGAGGAGGAGGGCGGCAGAGTCCCTGGGCCCCAGGAGCCCATGCCCGAGGCCTGGGTCATCCGGTCCTTGCCTCGGACACAGGAGGTCCTGAAGATCTACCCAGGCTGGCTCAA GGTGGGCGTGGCCTACGTGTCCATCCGTGTGACCCCACAGAGCACGGCGCAGGCCCTGGTCCTGGAGGTCCTCCCTCTGCTCGGGCGCCAG GTCGAGGGTCCTGAGAGCTTCCAGCTGGTCGAGGTGCTCATGGGCAGCAAGCAAG TCCAGCGGACAGTGCTGGCAGATGAAGAGCCCCTGCTCGATCGGCTTCAGGACATCCGGCAG ACATCGGTGCGGCAGGTGAGCCAGACGCGGTTCTATGTCACTGAGAGCCGGACCATGACCCCGCACGTCTCTCTGTTCGTGGGTGGTCTGCCACCTGGCCTGTCCCCCCAGGAGTATGGTCACCTGCTGCATGAGGCCATGGCCACTAAAG CTGCCGTGGTGTCTGTGAGCCATGTCTACAACTCCCAAG GTGCGGTGGTGCTGGACGTGACCTGCTTTGCCGAGGCCGAGCGGTTGTACATGCTGGGCAGGGACACAGCTGTGCGTGGCCGGCCACTGTCAGTGCTGGTGCTCCCAGATGTGCTG CACATGAAGCTGCCCCCAGATTGCTGCCCGCTCCTCGTGTTTGTGAACCCTAAAAGCGGAGGCCTGAAGGGCCGAGACCTGCTCTGCAGTTTCCGCAGGCTGCTGAACCCACACCAGGTCTTCGAGCTGACCAACGGGGGGCCTCTTCCTGG GTTCCATCTGTTCTCCCAGGTACCCTGCTTCCGGGTGCTGGTGTGTGGTGGCGATGGCACCGTGGGCTGGGTGCTTGGTGCTCTGGAGGAGACGCGACACCGTCTGGCCTGCCCACAGCCTCCTGTGGCCATCTTGCCCCTGGGCACAG GGAACGACCTTGGCCGAGTGCTCCGCTGGGGAGCGGGCTACAGCGGGGAAGACCCGTTCTCTGTGCTCGTGTCTGTGGATGAGGCTGACGCTGTGCTCATGGACCGCTGGACCATCCTGCTGGACGCCCAGGAGGCCAGTAGTGCTGAGAACAGTGTAGTGGACACAGAGCCCCCCAAG GTTGTGCAGATGAGCAACTACTGTGGGATTGGCATTGACGCTGAGCTCAGCCTGGACTTCCACCAGGCGAGGGAGGAGGAGCCCGGCAAGTTTACCAGCAG GTTCCACAATAAGGGTGTGTACGTGCGGGTCGGGCTGCAGAAGCTCAGCCACGCCCGCGGCCTGCACAGGGAGATCCGGCTGCAGGTGGAGCAGCAGGAGGTGGACCTGCCCAGCATCGAGGGCCTCATCTTCATCAACATCCCCAG CTGGGGCTCAGGGGCTGACCTGTGGGGCTCAGACAGCGACCCAAGGTTTGAGAAGCCACGCATGGACGACGGGCTGCTGGAGGTGGTGGGTGTGACCGGCGTCGTGCACATG GGCCAGGTGCAGGGTGGGCTGCGCTCTGGGATCCGCATCGCCCAGGGCTCCTACTTCCGAGTCACGCTCCTCAAGGCCACTCCCGTGCAGGTGGATGGTGAGCCCTGGGTTCAGGCCCCGGGGCACATGATCATCTCAGCTGCTGGTCCCAAG GTGCACATGCTAAGGAAGGCCAAGCAGAGGCCCAGGAAGGTCGGTGCCGCCAGGGATGCCAGGGCAGACACCTCGTCTGCCCCTGAGGGTGACCCGAAGTAG